Proteins encoded together in one Aminipila butyrica window:
- a CDS encoding NADH-quinone oxidoreductase subunit 5 family protein: protein MNLIAVLILFPLVVSIVTFLVRKENIRSAVVRIGAVGTLGLTVYTALQYFNDGLRISLGETEMIEIFILVVEVGLAAYIIRLGIQTKKYLISVFSLFQTALILWFEFTQKHGIEVETSIVFDKLSGVMVLIVGVIGSLICLYAVGYMKGYHEHHTEVKDRQSFFLGVLFLFLSAMFGLVLSNNLMWLYFCWEITTFCSFLLIGYTKTPEARNNSLLALIINVGGGVAFAIAIVMIGMNFETLELSTLIAMKPEALVLIPVFLLCVAALTKSAQLPFSAWLLGAMVAPTPSSALLHSATMVKAGVYLIIRLAPLLGETSVGRIITLVGSITFLACSLLAIAQRDAKKVLAYSTIANLGLIVMCASIGTQEAIWAAILLVIFHAVSKSLLFLSVGSIEHQLGNRNIENMNILMHVSRKLSIYLTIGIAGMFLAPFGMLISKWVAMKSFIDSNNVIIVIILAYGSAATLFYWGKWIGTLLSNGVGKTDGHHGVFSLDEEIPIFLQAAIVVISCLAFPLISKVAIVPYLSEAFGGQAMAPIGLGNQLIMVIMMAVLILMPLGYIPLSKNSKARVTPIYMAGENAGDNEHFIAATGVKRKSELSNWYLEVYLGGKRFTFWSNMTAITLLAIGVLLVIWGWAL from the coding sequence ATGAATTTAATTGCGGTATTAATACTATTTCCATTAGTAGTATCTATTGTGACGTTCTTGGTCAGAAAGGAGAACATCAGGAGTGCGGTGGTACGCATCGGTGCTGTAGGTACATTGGGATTGACCGTGTATACAGCCCTGCAGTATTTTAACGACGGCTTGAGGATATCTCTCGGAGAAACCGAGATGATTGAAATTTTTATCCTCGTAGTTGAAGTAGGTCTGGCCGCCTATATCATACGGTTAGGCATACAGACGAAAAAGTACTTAATCTCCGTGTTTTCCCTATTTCAGACAGCCCTGATTCTGTGGTTTGAATTTACCCAGAAACATGGCATTGAAGTAGAGACCAGTATCGTGTTTGACAAGCTTTCCGGTGTTATGGTCCTGATAGTAGGGGTCATCGGAAGTTTAATCTGTCTGTACGCGGTAGGGTACATGAAGGGTTATCATGAACATCACACAGAGGTAAAGGACAGACAGTCCTTCTTTTTGGGTGTATTGTTTTTATTCCTGTCCGCTATGTTCGGACTGGTGCTGAGCAATAACCTGATGTGGCTGTATTTCTGTTGGGAAATCACAACATTCTGTTCCTTCCTGCTGATCGGTTACACGAAGACGCCGGAGGCCAGAAACAATTCCCTGCTGGCGTTGATTATCAACGTAGGCGGCGGTGTAGCTTTTGCTATTGCCATCGTCATGATTGGCATGAACTTTGAAACGTTAGAGCTATCCACGCTGATTGCGATGAAGCCGGAAGCCTTGGTATTAATTCCAGTATTCCTGCTGTGTGTGGCAGCCCTTACTAAATCAGCACAGCTGCCGTTCTCTGCTTGGCTGCTTGGTGCCATGGTAGCACCGACGCCATCTTCGGCGTTGTTACACTCTGCAACGATGGTTAAGGCAGGCGTATACTTGATTATCCGTTTGGCACCATTGCTGGGAGAAACATCTGTAGGACGCATCATCACCCTGGTAGGTTCCATTACCTTCCTGGCATGTTCTCTGCTGGCCATCGCTCAGCGGGATGCAAAAAAAGTGCTGGCTTATTCCACTATTGCTAACTTGGGCCTGATTGTTATGTGTGCCAGCATTGGAACACAGGAAGCCATTTGGGCTGCTATTCTGCTGGTAATTTTCCACGCAGTATCCAAGTCTTTGCTGTTCTTGTCGGTGGGTTCCATCGAGCATCAGCTGGGCAATCGAAACATCGAGAATATGAATATTCTTATGCACGTATCCAGAAAGCTTTCTATCTACCTGACTATCGGTATCGCCGGCATGTTCTTAGCGCCATTCGGTATGCTGATTTCCAAGTGGGTAGCCATGAAGTCTTTTATCGATTCAAACAATGTGATTATTGTTATCATTTTGGCATACGGCAGTGCAGCCACTTTATTCTACTGGGGTAAGTGGATTGGTACATTGCTTTCCAACGGAGTGGGTAAAACCGACGGACATCACGGTGTTTTCTCCTTGGATGAGGAAATTCCGATTTTCCTTCAGGCAGCCATTGTGGTTATTTCATGTCTGGCCTTCCCGCTTATTTCCAAGGTGGCCATCGTTCCGTATCTGTCTGAAGCCTTCGGCGGTCAGGCTATGGCGCCTATTGGCTTAGGCAACCAGCTTATCATGGTCATCATGATGGCCGTTTTGATTCTTATGCCTTTAGGATACATTCCGTTGAGCAAGAACTCAAAGGCTAGAGTGACACCGATTTACATGGCCGGTGAAAACGCTGGAGATAACGAACACTTCATCGCTGCTACTGGTGTAAAGCGTAAGAGTGAGCTCAGCAACTGGTATCTGGAAGTATATCTGGGAGGAAAGCGGTTTACCTTCTGGAGCAATATGACAGCTATCACATTACTTGCTATCGGTGTATTATTAGTTATTTGGGGGTGGGCTTTATAA
- a CDS encoding respiratory chain complex I subunit 1 family protein, translated as MLAIWIIRIILIVVLTPIVGGLLAGFDRIISARVQGRKGPPLLQPFYDVLKLIKKENIEVNKTYKFYVYASLFFIILTAVIMLMGGDMLLAIFVLTLGAIFFAFGGYASQSPYSIIGAERELLQMMAYEPMVLITAAGLYMVSKSFFISDMISQAVPAIVYLPAVFVGFVYILTFKLRKSPFDLSLGHHAHQELVQGISTEYSGRELAIIEITHWYESIIALAFVYVFFATSNPISHVFAVLACLVVYFFEILVDNSTVRVKWQLALKSAWIVTGVVSVVNLMIVSFFKF; from the coding sequence ATGTTGGCAATATGGATTATTCGTATTATTTTAATCGTTGTCCTAACACCTATAGTGGGGGGACTTCTGGCCGGCTTTGACCGGATCATTTCGGCGAGAGTTCAGGGTCGAAAAGGACCTCCTCTGCTTCAGCCGTTCTACGATGTATTGAAACTGATTAAGAAGGAAAACATAGAGGTCAACAAGACGTATAAGTTTTATGTATATGCTTCTTTGTTTTTCATTATTTTGACGGCAGTCATCATGCTCATGGGCGGCGATATGCTGCTGGCCATCTTCGTGCTGACATTGGGCGCTATCTTCTTCGCCTTCGGCGGCTACGCTTCACAATCTCCGTACAGCATTATCGGTGCAGAGCGAGAATTGTTGCAGATGATGGCTTATGAGCCGATGGTACTGATTACGGCAGCAGGTCTGTACATGGTCAGCAAGTCCTTTTTCATCAGTGATATGATTAGTCAAGCGGTTCCGGCTATCGTCTATCTGCCGGCCGTGTTTGTAGGCTTCGTGTACATTCTGACTTTCAAGCTGAGAAAGTCTCCTTTCGACTTGAGCTTAGGTCACCATGCTCATCAGGAGCTGGTACAGGGTATTTCTACGGAATATTCCGGCAGAGAGCTGGCTATTATTGAGATTACTCATTGGTATGAATCCATTATCGCCTTGGCCTTCGTTTATGTATTTTTCGCTACCAGCAACCCGATCAGCCATGTATTTGCTGTGCTGGCTTGTCTGGTGGTGTACTTCTTCGAAATTTTGGTAGATAATTCTACCGTTCGTGTGAAGTGGCAGCTGGCTTTAAAGTCTGCCTGGATTGTTACCGGCGTAGTCAGCGTGGTAAACCTGATGATCGTATCTTTCTTTAAGTTTTAA
- a CDS encoding NADH-quinone oxidoreductase subunit B family protein has translation MNYNTKSPWILHYDGSSCNGCDIEVLACLTPLYDVERFGVINTGNPRHADILLITGGVNDQNIPVVKQIYEQMAEPKVVVAVGICATSGGIFADCYNMVGGVENVLPVDVYVPGCAARPQAIIDGVVKALAVLDEKQNAMKK, from the coding sequence ATGAATTATAATACAAAATCACCATGGATATTACACTACGATGGTTCCAGCTGTAATGGATGTGATATCGAGGTTTTAGCCTGTCTCACCCCTTTATACGATGTGGAGCGCTTTGGTGTAATCAATACAGGAAATCCGAGGCACGCCGATATTTTGTTAATCACAGGCGGTGTGAACGATCAGAACATTCCAGTTGTCAAGCAGATTTACGAGCAGATGGCCGAACCGAAGGTGGTAGTGGCCGTGGGCATCTGTGCCACCTCTGGAGGAATCTTTGCGGATTGCTACAACATGGTAGGCGGTGTAGAAAATGTACTGCCGGTGGACGTCTATGTACCGGGCTGCGCAGCTCGGCCCCAGGCTATCATCGACGGTGTGGTAAAGGCTTTGGCAGTGCTGGATGAAAAACAGAATGCCATGAAAAAATAA
- a CDS encoding NADH-quinone oxidoreductase subunit C yields the protein MEEQKIIKIPAEALLAEASNMKGQGYRLAAISCTNKNGIELSYTFEKNYDFINLRINMDYETELESISCLYPFAFLYENEIVELHGAKINNIAVDFKDKLYRISTETPFKEKKKEEE from the coding sequence ATGGAAGAACAGAAGATTATTAAGATACCGGCAGAAGCTCTTTTGGCTGAAGCCTCCAACATGAAGGGCCAAGGTTATCGGCTGGCGGCCATTTCCTGCACCAACAAGAATGGAATCGAACTAAGCTATACCTTCGAAAAGAACTATGATTTTATCAATCTGCGTATCAATATGGACTATGAGACGGAGCTGGAAAGCATCAGCTGCCTGTATCCATTCGCCTTTTTATACGAGAATGAAATCGTAGAGCTTCACGGAGCAAAGATTAACAACATTGCAGTGGATTTTAAAGATAAACTATATCGTATATCCACCGAAACACCATTTAAAGAGAAGAAGAAGGAGGAGGAATAA
- a CDS encoding hydrogenase large subunit, with protein sequence MGERTVIPFGPHHPVLPEPIHLDLVLEDERVVEAIPQIGYIHRGLEKLVEKRDFKQYTYIAERICGICSFMHGMGYCMSVESIMKLEIPERAEFLRTIWAEMSRIHSHMLWLGLTADAFGFESLFMHSWRLREKVLDLFEETTGGRVIFSVCDIGGVRKDIDAETLQKIVRVLTEMGEELKPLADVFLNDFSVKSRTVGVGVLTKEKAEELGAIGPMAKASGVNLDMRTQGYAAYKHLNFEPITATQGDSYARMVVRIKEIYQAIDLIRQCVEKIPEGDVLVKFKGNPDGEYFTHIEQPRGEVLYYVKANGTSFLDRVRVRTPTFANVPALLETLKNCDLADVPILVLTIDPCISCTER encoded by the coding sequence ATGGGAGAGAGAACAGTCATTCCTTTTGGCCCCCACCATCCGGTGCTTCCGGAACCTATCCACCTGGACTTAGTTCTAGAGGATGAAAGGGTAGTGGAAGCCATCCCTCAGATTGGCTACATCCACAGAGGGCTTGAGAAGTTAGTAGAAAAGAGAGATTTTAAACAATATACCTATATTGCTGAGCGAATCTGCGGCATCTGCTCCTTTATGCACGGCATGGGCTATTGCATGTCCGTAGAGAGTATCATGAAGCTGGAGATCCCAGAACGGGCTGAGTTTTTAAGAACGATCTGGGCTGAAATGTCCCGTATCCACAGCCATATGCTTTGGTTAGGCTTGACAGCCGACGCCTTTGGCTTCGAGAGTTTGTTCATGCACTCCTGGCGTTTGCGGGAAAAGGTACTGGACCTCTTTGAAGAGACAACAGGCGGCCGGGTTATTTTCTCCGTCTGTGATATCGGCGGCGTTCGCAAGGACATCGATGCTGAAACCTTGCAGAAGATTGTGCGGGTGCTGACCGAAATGGGCGAAGAGCTGAAACCTCTGGCAGACGTATTCTTAAACGACTTCTCGGTAAAGAGCAGAACGGTAGGCGTAGGCGTACTGACCAAGGAGAAGGCGGAGGAACTGGGCGCTATCGGTCCGATGGCTAAGGCCAGTGGTGTGAATCTGGATATGCGGACTCAGGGCTACGCAGCCTACAAGCACCTGAACTTTGAGCCGATTACGGCTACGCAGGGCGACAGCTATGCCAGAATGGTCGTTCGTATCAAAGAGATTTACCAGGCCATCGATCTGATTCGTCAATGTGTAGAGAAGATTCCAGAAGGAGATGTCTTAGTAAAATTCAAAGGGAATCCGGATGGCGAATACTTTACGCATATCGAGCAGCCTCGAGGAGAGGTTCTCTATTATGTGAAGGCCAACGGAACTAGCTTCTTAGACCGGGTTCGGGTGCGGACACCGACCTTTGCTAATGTTCCGGCTCTTCTGGAAACATTGAAGAATTGTGATTTGGCCGATGTGCCGATTTTGGTTCTGACCATTGACCCTTGCATCAGTTGTACAGAAAGATAA
- a CDS encoding 4Fe-4S dicluster domain-containing protein: protein MSLLSMTKTLFKSIFHGPYTDLYPVKPRENFERTRGSIGIDIESCIFCGICQKRCPTGAIETSRTDKSWSIERMNCIQCGYCVDVCPKKCLQMKNDYTTPELEKVKDEYVDARVPDNEANN from the coding sequence ATGTCTCTATTAAGCATGACAAAGACACTTTTTAAAAGCATCTTTCACGGGCCATATACCGATCTGTACCCTGTAAAGCCTAGAGAAAACTTTGAACGCACCAGGGGAAGCATCGGCATTGATATTGAAAGCTGCATATTCTGCGGCATTTGCCAAAAACGCTGTCCTACGGGGGCCATCGAAACCTCCAGAACTGACAAGTCCTGGAGCATTGAGCGGATGAACTGCATTCAGTGTGGTTACTGTGTAGACGTATGCCCGAAAAAATGTTTGCAGATGAAAAACGACTATACGACCCCTGAACTAGAAAAGGTAAAGGATGAGTACGTAGATGCACGAGTACCCGATAACGAAGCGAATAATTGA
- the hypA gene encoding hydrogenase maturation nickel metallochaperone HypA has product MHEYPITKRIIEVSEEFAKKNNVDQVKQINLVVGDYSGYVASSIELYFDLIAEDSICKGAALHIERVKPKLKCTSCGQLFERKPFEFTCPLCEGEGEPTDIGQEFYIKSIEV; this is encoded by the coding sequence ATGCACGAGTACCCGATAACGAAGCGAATAATTGAAGTCTCTGAAGAATTCGCTAAAAAAAACAATGTGGACCAGGTAAAGCAGATTAACCTGGTGGTGGGGGATTATTCAGGCTATGTGGCCAGCTCCATCGAGCTTTACTTTGACCTTATCGCAGAGGACAGCATCTGTAAAGGTGCTGCCCTTCACATTGAACGGGTCAAGCCCAAATTGAAGTGTACCAGCTGTGGCCAGCTCTTTGAACGAAAGCCCTTTGAGTTTACCTGCCCCCTTTGCGAAGGGGAAGGAGAACCCACAGATATCGGTCAGGAATTTTACATTAAATCCATAGAGGTATGA
- the hypB gene encoding hydrogenase nickel incorporation protein HypB yields MSENNEIEVMQSVYDKNDEVAQQINQQLTEKGIFAVNVMGAPGVGKTSSLIQIIQRLGDVSSYVIEGDIEADIDTKKLLSLGVKTVQINTNGACHLDSPLIGEAVEELDIQKGVLFIENIGNLVCPAEFQIGEHVKMLISTVTEGSDKPYKYPLAFEKADIILINKWDLLPYVDFDEEYFMKGVRALNKTAPIFKVASKDGQGFEEVVSWIQKHIK; encoded by the coding sequence ATGTCAGAGAACAACGAAATCGAAGTAATGCAGTCCGTATACGACAAGAACGATGAGGTGGCCCAGCAGATTAATCAGCAGTTGACGGAGAAAGGCATTTTTGCGGTAAACGTCATGGGTGCGCCAGGAGTAGGAAAGACTTCTTCCCTAATTCAGATTATTCAGCGGTTGGGAGATGTGTCTTCTTATGTGATTGAAGGCGACATTGAGGCGGACATTGACACCAAGAAGCTGTTGTCTCTGGGTGTTAAAACTGTTCAAATCAATACCAACGGCGCCTGCCATTTGGATTCTCCGCTGATTGGTGAAGCGGTAGAAGAACTGGATATCCAAAAAGGTGTCCTGTTTATTGAAAACATCGGCAATTTAGTCTGCCCGGCTGAGTTTCAAATCGGTGAACATGTAAAGATGCTGATTTCCACTGTTACTGAGGGCAGTGACAAGCCGTACAAATATCCCTTGGCATTTGAAAAAGCCGACATTATCTTGATCAATAAATGGGACTTGCTTCCATATGTTGATTTTGATGAAGAATACTTTATGAAGGGCGTCCGGGCTTTAAACAAGACAGCCCCTATTTTTAAGGTGGCCAGCAAAGATGGCCAGGGGTTTGAGGAAGTCGTTTCATGGATACAGAAGCACATAAAATAA
- a CDS encoding carbamoyltransferase HypF has translation MDTEAHKIRTKKVIVSGIVQGVGFRPLTFRVAKKNNIVGTVQNIGGMVEIVTQSSEENFQQFLYDLQTADCEGCEIIKIQISDISAEDQQVYPDFKIIESTANREVSIIPPDLATCDRCLGELYEKGNRRFFNPFISCMSCGPRYTIMDVLPYDRDTTTMVDFPMCEGCNEEYVSPESRRFHAQTISCHDCGPYLILKEYNKRSSQEEIQAKEWRGVRASSLGRGVKCINQPPRAGYKRDENRTEPCEKPVRPLNSHQVSIYKSKKRFERAVRLLKRGGILAVKGIGGYHFVCSPFLEETVQKLRQLKGREEKPFAVMFESVADIRQHCHVSPQEEQLLKSKARPIVLLYSQNEQMAPSTYKASIYCGAFLPYTPLQTMLVRACGPLIMTSGNISDQPIIREDSQMLALDSPLLDGILYNKRRILRSVDDSVAKIIDGKPQLIRRSRGYVPYPVFLPEREDNLKIFAAGGDLKASFCLYNRGSAVVSQYFGDLEEGSVLAEYRQGVADLSRLLKIQPELTVCDLHPNYFSTKFTEAMDRPLLYVQHHHAHVASVMAEHHLNDDKVIGIAFDGTGYGLDGHIWGSEFMICQGADFQRLAHLKYTTMLGGDGSMKDAKKTATCFLLGAGLEQYVSDERKTLIQAALTHGVNTIQTSSVGRLFDAVSSILDIRQENQYEGECAAYLEKEALLAEKSGVAAVPMAFGLIRQGSLLEIDAAPVLEVLCGLEWDQESGQGGRKRYEDQSAYLLRRQALALGFHYALAEVVLEVCRLLGQEQQTNKVAFSGGVFQNCVLTQRVLQLLERDGFSVYYNEAVPPNDGCISLGQIFVGIMNKDGSESVQLQSDRIKE, from the coding sequence ATGGATACAGAAGCACATAAAATAAGAACTAAAAAAGTCATCGTATCAGGAATTGTACAAGGGGTTGGTTTTCGACCCCTTACTTTTCGTGTTGCCAAAAAAAATAATATAGTAGGAACCGTACAGAACATTGGGGGAATGGTGGAAATTGTGACTCAGTCTTCTGAAGAGAATTTTCAGCAATTCCTGTATGATTTACAGACTGCGGATTGTGAAGGCTGTGAGATTATCAAAATTCAAATCAGTGACATAAGCGCAGAAGACCAACAGGTCTATCCAGATTTTAAAATTATTGAGAGCACGGCTAACCGGGAAGTGTCTATCATTCCGCCGGATTTGGCCACCTGTGACCGCTGTCTTGGGGAGCTGTATGAGAAAGGAAACCGAAGATTCTTTAACCCCTTTATCAGCTGTATGTCCTGTGGACCGCGGTATACCATCATGGATGTTCTACCCTATGACAGAGATACCACGACCATGGTGGATTTTCCTATGTGTGAAGGCTGCAATGAGGAATATGTGTCACCGGAAAGCAGGCGCTTTCACGCCCAGACCATCTCCTGTCACGATTGCGGGCCTTATTTAATTTTAAAAGAATATAACAAGAGGAGTTCCCAGGAAGAAATCCAGGCCAAAGAGTGGCGTGGAGTGAGAGCCTCATCCTTGGGGAGGGGTGTTAAGTGTATTAACCAGCCTCCTCGTGCAGGATACAAAAGAGATGAAAATAGAACAGAACCCTGTGAGAAGCCAGTGAGACCACTGAATTCCCATCAGGTTAGCATATATAAGAGTAAGAAGCGGTTCGAGCGGGCTGTCCGCCTTTTAAAAAGAGGGGGAATCCTGGCGGTAAAAGGGATTGGCGGCTACCATTTTGTGTGTTCCCCTTTTCTGGAGGAGACCGTACAGAAGCTGCGCCAGTTGAAAGGCCGAGAGGAAAAGCCCTTTGCGGTCATGTTTGAATCCGTGGCGGATATTCGGCAGCATTGTCACGTATCGCCTCAAGAAGAGCAGCTGCTGAAATCTAAGGCACGGCCTATCGTCCTGCTTTATTCCCAAAATGAGCAGATGGCCCCTTCTACTTACAAGGCCAGTATTTACTGCGGGGCTTTTTTACCGTACACCCCGTTGCAGACGATGCTGGTTCGGGCTTGCGGTCCGCTGATTATGACCAGCGGAAATATTTCGGACCAGCCTATCATCCGGGAAGACAGCCAGATGCTGGCTCTGGACAGCCCTTTACTGGACGGGATACTCTACAATAAGAGGCGGATTCTCCGTTCAGTGGATGATTCGGTGGCTAAAATCATCGATGGAAAACCACAGTTGATTCGTCGGAGTAGAGGTTATGTGCCATATCCGGTATTTCTGCCGGAAAGGGAAGACAACCTGAAAATATTTGCGGCAGGAGGGGATTTAAAAGCTTCTTTCTGCCTTTATAACAGGGGAAGTGCGGTGGTTTCCCAGTATTTTGGCGATTTGGAGGAAGGCTCGGTGCTGGCAGAATACCGGCAGGGCGTAGCGGATTTAAGCAGGCTGCTGAAAATTCAGCCAGAATTGACGGTCTGTGACCTTCACCCTAATTATTTTTCTACCAAATTTACCGAAGCGATGGACAGGCCCCTGCTCTATGTTCAGCATCACCATGCCCATGTGGCCTCCGTCATGGCGGAGCACCATTTAAATGACGATAAGGTCATTGGTATCGCTTTTGACGGTACAGGCTACGGGTTGGATGGTCATATTTGGGGCAGTGAATTTATGATTTGCCAAGGGGCAGATTTCCAGCGGTTGGCACATTTAAAATATACAACGATGCTGGGAGGCGACGGCTCTATGAAGGACGCCAAAAAGACTGCCACCTGTTTCCTGCTGGGAGCAGGGCTGGAGCAGTATGTTTCCGATGAGCGAAAGACGCTGATTCAGGCAGCTTTGACTCACGGTGTCAATACCATTCAGACCTCCAGCGTGGGCAGACTCTTTGATGCGGTGTCCAGCATTTTGGACATTCGGCAGGAGAACCAGTATGAAGGAGAATGTGCGGCTTATTTGGAAAAAGAGGCCTTACTAGCAGAAAAAAGCGGGGTTGCTGCTGTGCCGATGGCTTTTGGCTTGATTCGGCAGGGTAGTCTGCTGGAGATTGATGCGGCACCAGTGCTAGAGGTCCTTTGCGGTCTGGAATGGGATCAGGAATCGGGTCAGGGTGGCCGTAAACGATATGAGGACCAGTCAGCCTATCTGCTTCGTCGGCAAGCCTTGGCGTTGGGCTTTCACTATGCTTTGGCAGAGGTGGTGCTGGAAGTCTGTCGCTTGCTGGGACAGGAACAGCAGACCAATAAGGTTGCCTTTAGCGGAGGTGTTTTTCAGAACTGTGTGCTCACCCAGCGGGTGCTTCAGCTGCTGGAGCGTGATGGTTTTTCCGTGTATTACAATGAAGCTGTACCGCCAAATGATGGCTGTATCAGCTTAGGACAGATTTTTGTGGGTATCATGAATAAAGACGGCAGTGAGTCTGTTCAGTTGCAGAGCGATAGAATAAAGGAATAA
- a CDS encoding HypC/HybG/HupF family hydrogenase formation chaperone, whose amino-acid sequence MCVAVPGKVIEINGPKAKVDVMNNTCDVDIRLVQPKLGDYVLIHAGCAIDVLSKDAAEEILWMFNELEEEMNGHPGADR is encoded by the coding sequence ATGTGTGTTGCAGTACCGGGAAAGGTAATAGAAATCAATGGCCCAAAGGCTAAGGTAGACGTGATGAACAATACTTGTGATGTAGATATTCGATTGGTTCAGCCGAAATTGGGAGATTATGTGCTCATTCACGCAGGCTGTGCCATCGATGTGTTGAGCAAGGATGCCGCAGAAGAGATTTTGTGGATGTTCAATGAACTGGAGGAGGAAATGAATGGTCACCCTGGAGCAGATCGTTAA
- the hypD gene encoding hydrogenase formation protein HypD, with the protein MVTLEQIVKELKEYDGEEIKIMEVCGTHTSSIFKNGIRSLISPKIKLISGPGCPVCVTPSVYVDKLVELSLKPSHCVLTFGDMMKVKGNQGSLTEAVAKGGRVRVLYSPLDSLTAAQEDPDTQYVFAAVGFETTTPIYGLLLDEILKKNLSNLKLLTSLKTITPALEYICENEKGIDAFIAPGHVSVIIGSQSYEALAEKYGKPFVVAGFGGEHILAAIYEILLQLRDGRHQVKNMYVSAVSQEGNPQALSVINQYFETKEDFWRGIGVIPQSSLGLKSAYQQFDAGSSFIEYREELPKGCRCTDVILGRITPVECPLFGGSCTPLNAVGPCMVSTEGVCGIWYKNRG; encoded by the coding sequence ATGGTCACCCTGGAGCAGATCGTTAAGGAATTAAAAGAATATGACGGAGAAGAAATTAAGATTATGGAGGTCTGCGGTACGCATACCTCCAGTATCTTTAAAAATGGCATTAGGAGCCTGATTTCTCCTAAGATTAAACTGATTTCCGGCCCTGGCTGTCCAGTTTGTGTCACCCCTTCGGTGTATGTGGACAAGCTGGTGGAGCTATCGTTAAAGCCCAGCCACTGTGTCTTGACCTTTGGGGATATGATGAAAGTCAAAGGCAATCAAGGGTCTTTGACAGAAGCCGTCGCCAAGGGTGGCCGAGTTCGCGTGCTGTATTCTCCCTTGGATTCATTAACAGCCGCTCAGGAAGACCCGGATACGCAGTATGTGTTTGCCGCGGTGGGTTTTGAAACAACGACTCCCATTTATGGTTTGCTGCTGGATGAGATCTTAAAAAAGAATCTTTCCAATTTAAAGCTGCTGACCTCTTTAAAGACCATTACGCCGGCTTTGGAGTACATCTGTGAGAATGAAAAAGGGATTGATGCCTTTATCGCCCCTGGCCACGTGAGTGTAATTATTGGCAGTCAAAGCTACGAAGCATTGGCGGAAAAATATGGCAAGCCTTTTGTGGTAGCTGGATTTGGCGGAGAACATATCTTGGCGGCTATTTATGAGATTTTACTTCAGCTTCGAGATGGGCGGCACCAGGTGAAGAACATGTATGTTAGTGCTGTTTCCCAGGAAGGAAACCCCCAGGCTCTTTCGGTTATCAATCAGTATTTTGAGACTAAGGAAGACTTTTGGCGGGGCATCGGCGTGATTCCTCAGTCTTCACTGGGGCTGAAATCGGCTTACCAACAGTTTGATGCCGGAAGCAGTTTTATCGAGTACCGAGAAGAGCTGCCCAAGGGCTGCCGATGTACAGACGTCATTCTGGGGCGGATTACGCCGGTGGAATGTCCGCTGTTTGGCGGCTCTTGTACGCCGCTGAACGCCGTAGGTCCCTGTATGGTTTCCACAGAAGGGGTATGTGGTATTTGGTACAAGAACAGAGGCTGA